The following coding sequences are from one Carassius auratus strain Wakin chromosome 15, ASM336829v1, whole genome shotgun sequence window:
- the LOC113114628 gene encoding protein MB21D2-like: MAAPALSSRASSAGSSPTATPSSTKHVPQAPELDFRSGARIEELNRLIAEFSKHEQREYDDQRALEIHTAKDFIFSMLGMVQKLDQKLPVANEYLLLSGGVREGVIDMDLDELTVFARGADYDMDFTLLVPALKLHDRNQPVTLDMRQSALCHSWLSLRLFDEGTINKWKDCCTVVDHVNGATNYFFSPTLVADWFYESISMVLAEIQKKPQRGVPRVEKVERNATIISIILGVGGSRMLYDVVPVVSFKGWPAVAQSWLMENHFWDGKITEEEVISGFYLLPACSSTGQKENEWRLSFARSEVQLKKCISASLMQAYQACKALIIKLLSRPKAISPYHLRSLMLWACDRLPHTYLAQEDYAAHFLLGLIDDLQHCLVNKTCPNYFIPQCNMLEHLSDDTAMLHARKLSSVRSDPAEHLRSAIEHAKAASRLTMELQWRGGSSNLSSPLLETGSDQQPDDRLAKKLQQLVTENPGKSISVFINPDDVTRPHFRIDDKFF; the protein is encoded by the exons ATGGCGGCGCCTGCGCTCTCCAGCCGGGCTAGTTCAGCTGGCAGCAGCCCCACCGCCACCCCGAGCAGCACCAAACACGTCCCGCAGGCCCCCGAGCTGGACTTCAGGTCCGGAGCCCGGATAGAGGAGCTCAACCGGCTGATCGCCGAGTTCAGCAAGCACGAGCAGCGCGAGTATGACGACCAGCGCGCGCTCGAGATCCACACGGCCAAGGACTTCATCTTCTCCATGCTTG GCATGGTGCAGAAGTTGGACCAGAAGCTCCCGGTTGCCAATGAGTACCTGCTGTTGTCCGGCGGGGTACGGGAAGGTGTGATTGATATGGATCTGGACGAGTTGACCGTATTTGCGCGGGGAGCCGATTACGACATGGACTTCACGTTACTGGTTCCCGCGCTCAAACTCCACGACAGAAACCAGCCGGTCACGCTAGACATGCGTCAGTCGGCGCTCTGCCACTCCTGGCTCAGCCTGCGTCTGTTTGACGAGGGAACCATCAACAAGTGGAAGGACTGTTGCACGGTTGTAGACCATGTTAACGGTGCCACCAATTACTTTTTCTCGCCCACGCTGGTGGCCGACTGGTTCTACGAGTCCATTAGTATGGTCCTAGCGGAGATTCAGAAGAAGCCTCAGCGCGGCGTCCCTCGGGTCGAGAAGGTCGAGCGCAATGCAACCATCATCTCCATCATTTTGGGCGTCGGAGGCAGTCGGATGCTGTACGATGTGGTTCCAGTAGTCTCGTTCAAAGGATGGCCAGCGGTTGCCCAAAGCTGGCTAATGGAAAACCATTTTTGGGATGGGAAAATCACGGAGGAGGAAGTGATTAGTGGGTTTTATTTGCTGCCTGCGTGCTCTTCTACAGGCCAGAAGGAAAACGAATGGCGCTTGTCGTTTGCGCGCAGCGAGGTGCAGCTGAAGAAGTGCATCTCTGCGAGTCTCATGCAGGCGTACCAGGCTTGTAAAGCTCTGATTATTAAGCTTCTCTCTCGACCCAAAGCCATCAGTCCGTATCATCTGCGCTCGCTCATGCTTTGGGCCTGCGACCGCCTGCCGCATACGTATTTGGCGCAGGAAGATTACGCCGCGCACTTTTTGCTTGGGTTGATCGATGACTTGCAGCACTGCTTGGTGAATAAAACCTGCCCGAATTACTTTATCCCGCAATGCAACATGCTAGAGCACCTCAGCGATGACACGGCCATGCTTCATGCGCGCAAGTTGTCGTCTGTTCGCTCCGACCCAGCAGAACACCTGCGAAGTGCAATAGAGCACGCTAAAGCCGCGTCGCGACTCACGATGGAGCTCCAGTGGCGCGGAGGAAGCTCAAACCTGTCGTCTCCTCTGTTAGAAACCGGATCCGATCAGCAACCAGACGACCGGCTCGCGAAGAAACTCCAGCAGCTGGTCACGGAGAATCCTGGGAAGTCCATTTCAGTCTTCA
- the LOC113114634 gene encoding presenilins-associated rhomboid-like protein, mitochondrial — protein MGFRGHHQHTLPDEQTQQRCGFRKVAKKVEPKKGVAEEAEQIEILHKKGVAPAPDPPTPHAPTRSFGRLVKPFVFTIGFTGCSFGGAAIWQYESLKSRVQSYFDDVKADWLEKIRPQKQGDLRKQVNQWWNSLSDGQKTVTGIIAANVVVFCCWRVPSLQRSMLKYFTSDPSSKVLCWPMLLSTFSHYSLFHMAANMYVLWSFSSSIVNMMGKEQFMALYLSSGVISTFVSYASKTAMGRFGPSLGASGAIMAVLAAVCTKMPEAKLAIIFLPMYTFTAGNALKAIVALDTAGLILGWRFFDHAAHLGGALFGIWYIVYGHELIWKNREPLVKMWHDFRTKGPGAGGTGPI, from the exons ATGGGTTTCAGAGGACATCATCAGCACACACTACCTGACgaacag ACGCAGCAGAGGTGTGGCTTTCGCAAGGTAGCGAAGAAGGTGGAGCCTAAGAAGGGCGTGGCAGAAGAGGCGGAGCAAATTGAAATCCTTCACAAGAAGGGCGTGGCTCCTGCTCCAGACCCGCCCACCCCACACGCACCCACCAGGTCATTTGGCAGACTGGTCAAACCATTTGTCTTCACCATAGGG TTTACAGGTTGTTCGTTCGGCGGAGCAGCGATATGGCAGTACGAAAGTCTCAAATCTCGTGTACAGAGTTATTTTGACGATGTCAAAGCTGACTGGCTGGAGAAGATCCGGCCTCAGAAACAAGGAGATTTGCGCAAGCAG GTGAATCAGTGGTGGAACAGTTTAAGTGATGGGCAAAAAACAGTCACAG GCATCATTGCAGCCAATGTggtggtgttttgttgttggagaGTTCCTTCTCTGCAGCGCTCCATGCTCAAGTACTTCACATCTGACCCCTCCTCCA AGGTGCTGTGTTGGCCCATGCTGCTGTCCACATTCAGTCACTATTCTCTCTTTCACATGGCGGCCAACATGTACGTGCTCTGGAGTTTCTCTTCGAGCATCGTCAACATGATGGGCAAAGAGCAGTTCATGGCGCTCTACCTCTCCTCAG GTGTGATTTCTACGTTTGTCAGTTATGCGAGTAAAACAGCGATGGGTCGGTTCGGTCCATCACTGGGGGCG TCAGGGGCCATCATGGCTGTCCTAGCAGCTGTTTGCACCAAAATGCCTGAAGCCAAACTGGCCATCATCTTCCTCCCCATGTACACCTTCACCGCCGGAAAc GCTCTCAAGGCCATCGTTGCCTTGGATACTGCAGGCTTGATTCTGGGATGGCGTTTTTTCGATCACGCAGCTCATTTAGGTGGAGCTTTATTCGGCAT CTGGTACATCGTTTATGGTCACGAGCTGATTTGGAAGAACAGAGAGCCGCTGGTGAAGATGTGGCATGACTTCAGAACGAAAGGACCGGGCGCTGGCGGAACCGGCCCGATCTAG